From Anaerohalosphaera lusitana, one genomic window encodes:
- the cysK gene encoding cysteine synthase A, with translation MAKIYENIVETIGKTPLVRINKLGAAGVTILAKIESFNPCASIKDRIAYAMIQAAEDAGKLKPDTIVVEPTSGNTGIGLAFVCACKGYRLMLTMPESMSVERRRLLKMLGAELVLTPAEKGMKGAIEKANEIVNSTPNAFMCQQFENPANPEIHRKTTAEEIWQDTDGQVDILVAGIGTGGTITGCGQVLKERNPELRVVAVEPESSAVLSGDQPGPHKIQGIGAGFVPGILNTDVYDEVLRVGNEKSMEIARELAAKEGILAGISSGAALYAAIEVSKRKELQGKTIVVILPDTGERYISTELFK, from the coding sequence ATGGCAAAGATTTATGAAAATATAGTCGAAACGATCGGAAAGACGCCTTTGGTTCGCATCAACAAGCTCGGTGCGGCTGGAGTTACTATCCTGGCGAAAATCGAGAGTTTTAATCCGTGTGCCAGCATCAAGGATCGAATTGCATATGCAATGATCCAGGCCGCGGAGGATGCCGGCAAGCTAAAGCCTGATACAATAGTGGTCGAGCCTACGAGCGGCAATACAGGCATCGGTCTGGCATTCGTATGTGCATGCAAGGGTTATCGGTTGATGCTTACGATGCCCGAATCTATGAGTGTGGAAAGACGCCGTCTGCTCAAGATGCTTGGTGCCGAGCTCGTGCTCACGCCTGCTGAGAAGGGTATGAAAGGAGCTATCGAAAAAGCCAATGAGATAGTCAATTCGACTCCCAATGCTTTTATGTGTCAGCAGTTCGAAAATCCGGCGAATCCGGAGATCCATAGAAAGACTACGGCTGAGGAGATATGGCAGGATACGGATGGACAGGTTGACATCCTGGTAGCTGGTATCGGCACCGGTGGAACCATAACCGGTTGTGGACAGGTGCTCAAAGAGCGTAATCCTGAGCTTCGCGTTGTGGCTGTCGAACCTGAAAGCTCTGCGGTTCTTTCAGGGGATCAGCCCGGACCCCACAAGATACAGGGGATTGGTGCCGGCTTCGTGCCTGGTATACTTAACACAGATGTTTACGATGAAGTTCTTCGAGTCGGTAATGAGAAATCTATGGAGATCGCCCGTGAGCTCGCGGCAAAGGAAGGTATTCTTGCAGGGATCAGTTCGGGAGCAGCGTTATATGCTGCAATAGAGGTCTCAAAGCGAAAAGAGCTGCAGGGCAAGACGATCGTCGTTATACTTCCCGACACCGGCGAGAGATATATTTCAACCGAGTTGTTCAAGTAA
- a CDS encoding Gfo/Idh/MocA family oxidoreductase — protein MENTKPYRFALIGAGGYIAPRHLKAIKETGNVLEAALDKSDSVGILDSYFPEASFFTEFERFDRHIEKLRREDGHAVDYVSICSPNYLHDSHVRFALRIKAHAICEKPLVLNPWNVEALEAIEQEDTNNVYTILQLRLHPTILKLKREIESGPADRIHDIELTYITSRGKWYMHSWKGDITKSGGIATNIGVHFFDMLSWIFGAEKDNKVHYYTPRKAAGLLELEKARVRWFLSLDSEDLPFEPEPDKPKTYRSINIDGKEVEFSGGFTDLHTLSYKKILAGEGFGLKDSLPSLRIVSQIRNLNPIGLKGDYHPFLKKAFVSDD, from the coding sequence ATGGAAAACACAAAACCCTATCGTTTTGCTCTTATTGGGGCTGGGGGTTATATTGCGCCGAGACACTTAAAAGCAATCAAGGAGACAGGAAATGTTCTCGAGGCAGCACTTGACAAGAGTGACTCTGTAGGAATTCTCGACTCTTATTTTCCCGAGGCTAGCTTTTTCACCGAATTCGAACGCTTCGATCGGCATATTGAAAAATTGAGGCGAGAAGATGGACACGCAGTCGACTATGTATCTATCTGTTCACCCAACTATCTGCACGATTCGCATGTAAGGTTTGCCCTAAGAATAAAGGCCCACGCGATCTGCGAAAAACCCTTGGTGCTAAACCCCTGGAACGTCGAAGCTCTCGAAGCTATCGAACAGGAGGACACCAACAATGTTTACACCATTCTGCAGTTAAGGCTGCACCCCACAATTCTAAAGCTCAAACGCGAGATCGAATCAGGACCAGCCGATCGCATCCACGATATAGAATTGACCTACATAACGTCCCGAGGCAAGTGGTATATGCACTCATGGAAAGGAGATATTACCAAATCCGGAGGGATCGCAACAAATATCGGCGTGCACTTCTTTGACATGCTGTCCTGGATATTCGGAGCAGAAAAGGACAACAAGGTTCACTACTACACACCCCGAAAGGCCGCGGGCCTGCTCGAATTGGAAAAGGCACGCGTAAGATGGTTTTTGTCACTCGACAGCGAAGACCTGCCGTTCGAACCTGAACCGGACAAACCAAAGACATACCGCTCCATAAACATAGACGGCAAAGAAGTAGAATTTTCGGGCGGCTTCACGGACCTTCACACCCTCAGCTACAAGAAAATACTGGCTGGCGAAGGGTTCGGTCTGAAGGACTCCTTGCCTTCGCTGCGTATTGTTTCGCAGATCAGA
- a CDS encoding RrF2 family transcriptional regulator, translating into MKLSTRSRYGLRALLDLAKHVDEGPLQIKSIADREDISSKYLEQLMAILKSAGLVRSVRGPKGGYMLAKKPEEIRLSDVFVTLEGPMTPVECVEHTDYCSRCTDCITRQVWIEIHQAIMTVLESTTLQDLVDRAKSKKKLDFQI; encoded by the coding sequence ATGAAGTTATCTACAAGAAGCAGATATGGATTAAGGGCTTTGCTGGACCTGGCAAAGCATGTCGATGAGGGACCGTTGCAGATAAAATCCATAGCGGACCGTGAAGACATCAGCAGTAAATATCTTGAGCAACTGATGGCGATTTTGAAATCTGCCGGTCTGGTACGAAGCGTTCGCGGTCCTAAAGGCGGCTATATGCTTGCAAAGAAGCCTGAAGAGATCAGACTTAGCGATGTATTTGTGACGCTGGAAGGGCCAATGACGCCGGTAGAGTGCGTTGAGCACACGGATTATTGTTCGAGGTGTACTGATTGCATCACCCGCCAGGTTTGGATAGAGATACATCAGGCCATTATGACTGTTCTGGAATCGACGACTCTTCAGGATCTGGTTGACAGGGCGAAATCCAAGAAGAAGCTGGATTTCCAGATTTAA
- a CDS encoding glycosyltransferase, with protein MTRNSKKVAFIASYLPKKCGIATFTSDLISNISLAAGKSFDPLIVAMQAEQDCRYKDPVKFEVRQKVKNDYICAADYINFSHVDLVSVQHEFGLFGGSAGSYLNLLLDRVSAPVITTMHTVLEEPDKNYFRSTVNVCNASHRIIVMNKRGIEMLHEIYGIPREKILLVPHGIPDLPFVDSSYYKHKFGMEGRKTILTFGLLSKNKGIELMLRALPEIVKNDPSVLYIILGTTHPSVLAHEGEEYRTSLQRLVNELGLQDHVLFHNQFVNDEDLHNFLCAADIYVTPYRNKEQLTSGTLAFAVGTGKAVVSTPYWAAQELLDEGRGRLVDFEDHHQLAETIVELIKSEEVFYSLRRRAYEYGRDLTWQQIGTRYWKEFNSPSLPVPIPVRATQDTQESVSVLDVPEPPLDHLKRLTDDTGLYQHAKFILPNRQHGYCTDDNTRALIAMTRYYAQYAEPEALRLFNVYLSFVFDSQRPDGTVRNFMTFERRWIEDEPEHDALGRALWAFGAIINKPPLPRYLPVAKDCFDKSVKHIAGLSLRGKAYAIFGISHYLSQFPGASDIKRYLAVAVEHIAASFETYSEPGWEWFEEKLSYDNAALPHAMFEAAICTGKKRFLDIALKSCQFLIDKTYDGDHFSFIGCKGWHKKGRSRAIFDQQPIEVAGTAHMLRSAYDATADRDYLKLQRKAFDWFLGENDLHIPVYDFKTKGSCDGLQQNGVNMNQGAESMVSFLLSLLCIVESYSTRTTYEPQQMLFPEPVENLTTPKHQQIREIFLQSKSSKNGLKKQNSKVSES; from the coding sequence ATGACGAGAAACTCAAAAAAAGTAGCTTTTATTGCTTCGTATTTGCCTAAAAAGTGCGGTATTGCAACATTCACTTCTGACCTGATCTCAAACATTTCTTTGGCCGCCGGCAAAAGCTTCGACCCGCTGATTGTGGCAATGCAGGCCGAGCAAGACTGCCGTTACAAGGATCCCGTCAAGTTCGAAGTAAGGCAGAAGGTCAAAAACGACTACATTTGCGCTGCTGACTACATAAACTTCAGCCATGTCGACCTGGTTTCCGTCCAGCACGAATTTGGCCTCTTTGGTGGAAGCGCTGGGTCATATCTCAATCTGCTGCTCGATCGCGTAAGTGCACCTGTAATTACTACCATGCATACCGTACTCGAGGAACCGGACAAAAACTATTTCCGTTCAACAGTCAACGTGTGCAACGCATCCCACCGCATCATAGTCATGAACAAACGCGGGATCGAAATGCTCCACGAGATTTATGGGATCCCCAGGGAAAAAATACTTCTCGTACCTCACGGCATTCCGGATCTGCCTTTCGTGGACAGCAGCTACTACAAACACAAATTTGGCATGGAAGGCCGAAAAACGATCCTCACATTTGGTCTCCTAAGCAAAAACAAAGGCATAGAGCTGATGCTCAGAGCATTGCCGGAGATCGTCAAAAATGACCCGAGCGTACTATACATCATTCTCGGAACGACACATCCCAGTGTTCTGGCACATGAGGGCGAAGAATACCGCACAAGCCTGCAGCGTCTGGTAAATGAGCTCGGACTGCAGGATCATGTCCTATTCCACAATCAATTCGTAAATGACGAGGACCTGCACAATTTCCTCTGTGCCGCCGATATCTATGTAACGCCCTATCGAAACAAAGAACAGCTCACCAGCGGCACTCTGGCTTTTGCAGTCGGCACCGGCAAGGCCGTTGTTTCAACACCATATTGGGCAGCCCAGGAACTGCTCGACGAAGGTCGAGGCCGTCTGGTGGACTTCGAGGACCACCACCAGCTCGCTGAAACAATAGTTGAACTAATCAAAAGTGAAGAGGTTTTTTACTCGCTCAGACGCCGAGCTTACGAATATGGCCGAGACCTGACATGGCAGCAGATCGGTACCAGATACTGGAAAGAGTTCAACTCCCCATCCTTACCGGTACCCATACCTGTAAGAGCAACACAAGACACCCAGGAAAGCGTATCAGTGCTGGACGTCCCTGAACCCCCGCTCGACCATCTAAAAAGACTAACTGACGACACCGGCCTTTATCAGCACGCAAAATTTATCTTGCCCAACAGACAGCACGGCTACTGCACCGATGACAATACACGGGCACTTATTGCCATGACAAGATATTACGCCCAGTACGCAGAACCTGAAGCATTGAGGCTTTTCAACGTCTATCTTTCTTTCGTGTTTGACTCACAGCGTCCCGACGGCACGGTCAGGAACTTCATGACCTTCGAACGACGCTGGATCGAGGACGAACCCGAACACGATGCTCTTGGCCGGGCACTGTGGGCATTCGGCGCGATCATCAATAAACCGCCGCTGCCGCGGTATCTGCCCGTAGCTAAGGACTGTTTTGACAAATCCGTCAAACATATCGCAGGCCTTTCACTGCGAGGCAAGGCCTATGCGATCTTCGGGATATCTCACTATCTGAGCCAGTTCCCCGGAGCAAGCGATATAAAACGCTATCTCGCGGTGGCTGTTGAACATATAGCTGCGAGTTTTGAAACCTATAGTGAGCCCGGCTGGGAATGGTTTGAGGAAAAGCTATCCTATGACAACGCCGCCCTTCCCCACGCTATGTTCGAGGCCGCGATCTGTACCGGCAAAAAGCGATTCCTGGACATCGCATTGAAAAGCTGTCAGTTCCTGATCGATAAGACATATGACGGAGACCATTTCAGCTTTATAGGATGCAAGGGATGGCACAAAAAAGGCAGATCAAGAGCCATATTCGACCAGCAGCCTATTGAAGTCGCCGGCACCGCGCACATGCTCAGAAGTGCATACGACGCCACTGCGGACAGGGACTATCTTAAGCTGCAGCGCAAGGCCTTCGACTGGTTCCTCGGAGAAAATGACCTGCATATCCCCGTATACGATTTTAAGACTAAAGGCAGTTGTGACGGCCTTCAGCAGAACGGCGTAAACATGAACCAGGGCGCAGAGAGCATGGTAAGCTTTCTGCTGAGCCTTCTATGCATCGTTGAGAGTTACAGCACACGCACCACTTACGAACCGCAGCAAATGCTCTTTCCAGAGCCTGTCGAAAACCTCACGACTCCCAAACACCAGCAAATACGAGAGATTTTTTTACAAAGTAAGTCTTCAAAGAATGGTTTAAAAAAGCAGAACTCAAAAGTATCAGAGTCCTGA
- the nadA gene encoding quinolinate synthase NadA gives MSNLVEKIEKLKKERNAVILAHNYQIGEVQDIADYTGDSLGLSVQAAQTKADVIVFCGVLFMAETAYILSPDKTVLLPEKNAGCPMADMITAADLQKLKDQHPDALVVTYVNSPAEVKALSDYCCTSGNAVELVSTLPKDRKIIFCPDQHLGSYVMQQTGREMILWPGYCPTHVRITSEDVEAAKNQHPGAVVLTHPECSSDVKRASDELLSTGQMIKYAENSDVKKFIIVTEQGILHTLRKKMPNKEFIGVSDKMICPNMKKIDLAKVAWSLEDMKHQITVPDEIRIKAKGSLDRMLEVLPKK, from the coding sequence TTGAGCAATCTTGTTGAAAAAATAGAAAAGCTGAAGAAAGAGCGAAACGCAGTCATCCTCGCTCACAATTACCAGATTGGTGAAGTTCAGGACATTGCGGACTATACGGGTGATTCGCTTGGACTGAGTGTTCAGGCGGCCCAAACCAAGGCGGATGTGATAGTTTTTTGCGGTGTTCTGTTCATGGCTGAGACGGCCTATATACTTTCGCCGGATAAGACGGTACTTTTGCCAGAGAAGAATGCCGGCTGTCCGATGGCGGATATGATAACGGCTGCGGATCTGCAGAAACTTAAAGACCAGCATCCAGATGCTCTGGTTGTGACTTATGTTAATTCACCGGCAGAAGTCAAGGCCTTGAGCGATTACTGCTGTACCTCGGGCAATGCAGTTGAGTTGGTTTCGACGCTGCCGAAAGACCGCAAGATCATTTTCTGTCCGGACCAGCATCTAGGCAGTTATGTAATGCAGCAGACAGGTCGCGAAATGATACTCTGGCCCGGTTACTGCCCGACGCACGTTCGCATTACCTCCGAGGATGTAGAGGCAGCAAAAAATCAGCATCCGGGCGCTGTAGTGCTGACTCATCCTGAGTGCAGCAGTGATGTGAAGAGGGCTTCGGATGAGCTGCTCAGTACAGGGCAGATGATAAAGTATGCCGAAAACAGCGATGTGAAAAAATTCATTATTGTAACCGAACAGGGCATATTGCACACATTGCGCAAAAAGATGCCGAACAAGGAGTTCATTGGCGTTTCGGATAAGATGATATGCCCCAACATGAAAAAGATTGATCTGGCGAAAGTTGCATGGTCGCTTGAAGATATGAAGCATCAGATCACAGTTCCTGATGAAATAAGAATAAAGGCAAAGGGGTCGTTGGATCGAATGCTTGAGGTGCTGCCGAAAAAGTAA
- the epsC gene encoding serine O-acetyltransferase EpsC: MDKATNKLVDSILETYEGDSGINFIDVTNLPVKSKIVEIFDMLMEIAFPGYTGKRRIARDSIRYTVGDIVCRVRHELAEQIERALKHKCRLKPCPGCDCHEMAVKITEELLNQLPNLREVLKGDVQAAYDGDPAAESFEEIVISYPFIHAITAHRIAHELYVRDVPLIPRMISENAHSKTGIDIHPGARIGRNFFIDHGTGVVIGETTEIGENVKIYQGVTLGAISFPKDERGEIIRGQKRHPTLEDDVTIYAEATILGAVTIGKGAVIGGNVWIKKSVEPGKTIAMKSTKVLERGPGGKSDKQ, from the coding sequence GTGGACAAGGCCACCAATAAACTGGTAGACTCAATACTGGAGACCTATGAAGGGGACTCCGGTATAAATTTTATCGATGTTACGAATTTGCCTGTAAAAAGCAAGATCGTAGAGATTTTTGACATGCTGATGGAAATTGCGTTTCCTGGTTATACAGGCAAGAGACGCATTGCACGAGACAGCATAAGGTATACGGTTGGCGACATCGTTTGCCGGGTAAGGCATGAGCTGGCTGAGCAGATCGAGCGGGCACTTAAGCATAAATGCAGGCTCAAACCGTGTCCGGGTTGCGATTGCCATGAAATGGCAGTTAAGATCACCGAAGAACTTTTGAACCAGCTTCCAAATTTGCGTGAGGTGCTCAAGGGCGATGTTCAGGCAGCTTATGACGGGGACCCGGCAGCGGAGTCTTTCGAGGAGATCGTTATATCGTATCCGTTCATACACGCGATCACTGCTCATCGTATCGCTCATGAGCTTTATGTGCGAGATGTGCCTTTGATCCCGCGGATGATATCGGAGAATGCTCATTCCAAGACGGGCATAGATATTCACCCCGGTGCCAGGATCGGAAGGAATTTTTTCATTGATCATGGCACGGGTGTGGTAATTGGTGAAACAACAGAAATCGGTGAAAATGTAAAAATATATCAGGGCGTCACTCTTGGTGCGATCAGTTTTCCGAAAGACGAACGAGGTGAGATCATTCGGGGACAGAAACGTCATCCGACGCTGGAAGATGACGTTACGATCTATGCCGAGGCGACGATCCTCGGTGCGGTGACCATAGGCAAGGGGGCCGTGATCGGCGGTAATGTTTGGATAAAGAAAAGTGTAGAGCCAGGTAAGACAATCGCTATGAAAAGCACGAAAGTACTCGAACGTGGTCCTGGCGGCAAGTCAGATAAACAGTAG